A DNA window from Phragmites australis chromosome 11, lpPhrAust1.1, whole genome shotgun sequence contains the following coding sequences:
- the LOC133883835 gene encoding uncharacterized protein LOC133883835, translating to MTGYPVLDGLMEVFPLVNFSTLIEVSIQFKDDIDAAADYVIQNILPNIVPDPGHPNTNEDLYIRGLQLALDDTSTHLGLHPVDNDANSNSVQFDPTNKIIVENEDSLVVEQLNKSPSGLCSEVFDVPSTSGQDCVSEGFSSDSLLDGSQLQHSSEKNPEISASEGDMSLHDDGLPDVTIRSSYSVNLESLDDIIADENDKKITLLSNVAAISEMLQEVELNEEKTKRAISEASQAGNDILVKVEKLKEMTTLAVDDNKKVAGEIFAEKSILATEVQELQTRLLNISEETKNFVLMIDEMHNTLQRRLASAEVERAAAEKAKLESEALAQKTLKEQELSLEAAKKESKRLEQQAHENTKLRDLLMDRGHVVDALHGEMLGIFDSITQLKLRVDTQLPVDEPLQQVSPSLPSSAVDDPLQQVSSILSSSAVDGSLQRVSSILSSSVVDKPLQQFSSRLSSSVRSASSKRSSVDSLASKSTWSSVAESNASLKDDEMFADVSGGNFGLDDSWDVVNDVDEVSSPTSPLYTNPMLL from the exons ATGACGGGGTATCCGGTCCTGGACGGCCTCATGGAGGTGTTCCCACTG GTTAACTTCTCAACACTGATAGAAGTTTCCATACAATTTAAAGATGACATCGATGCTGCTGCAGATTATGTTATCCAGAATATCCTCCCAAATATTGTCCCAGATCCCGGTCATCCAAACACAAATGAAGATTTATATATCCGTG GACTTCAGCTGGCATTGGATGACACAAGCACTCACTTAGGACTTCATCCAGTGGATAACGATGCAAACTCAAATTCTGTACAGTTTGACCCAACCAATAAAATTATAGTTGAAAATGAAGATAGCCTCGTGGTAGAACAATTGAACAAATCGCCCAGTGGTTTATGCTCTGAAGTTTTTGATGTTCCATCAACATCTGGCCAGGATTGCGTATCTGAAGGATTCAGTTCTGATTCTCTGCTAGATGGTTCTCAGCTGCAACACTCTTCTGAGAAAAACCCTGAAATTTCAGCTTCTGAAGGTGATATGTCACTGCACGATGATGGTTTACCAGATGTGACCATACGATCAAGCTATTCTGTTAACCTTGAGTCCCTCGATGATATCATTGCTGATGAAAATGACAAAAAG ATTACTTTGCTGTCAAATGTGGCTGCAATAAGCGAAATGCTACAGGAGGTAGAGCTaaatgaagaaaaaacaaaacgTGCTATATCAGAAGCAAGCCAAGCTGGAAATGATATTCTTGTAAAGGTGGAGAAACTGAAAGAGATGACAACTCTTGCAGTGGATGATAACAAGAAG GTGGCAGGGGAGATTTTTGCTGAAAAATCTATTCTAGCAACAGAAGTACAAGAGCTTCAAACTCGGTTGCTTAACATTTCCGAAGAAACTAAAAACTTTGTGTTGATGATTGATGAG ATGCACAACACTCTTCAAAGAAGACTTGCTTCAGCAGAAGTGGAAAGAGCAGCTGCTGAGAAGGCAAAACTTGAAAGTGAAGCATTGGCTCAGAAAACTCTAAAAGAACAGGAACTTTCACTCGAAGCTGCAAAGAAAGAGTCCAAAAGGCTGGAGCAGCAAGCACATGAAAATACAAAG CTGAGAGATTTACTGATGGACCGAGGCCATGTTGTGGATGCATTGCA TGGGGAAATGCTTGGAATCTTTGACAGCATAACACAGCTCAAGCTAAGAGTAGATACACAACTTCCCGTTGATGAACCATTGCAACAAGTTTCACCGAGCTTGCCTAGCTCGGCTGTTGATGACCCACTGCAACAAGTTTCATCGATCTTGTCTAGCTCGGCTGTTGACGGCTCACTGCAACGAGTTTCATCGATCTTGTCTAGCTCGGTTGTTGATAAACCACTGCAACAATTTTCATCGCGCTTGTCTAGCTCGGTGAGGTCAGCAAGTTCCAAGCGCAGTTCAGTCGATTCATTAGCATCCAAAAGCACCTGGTCATCTGTTGCAGAATCAAATGCAAGTTTGAAGGATGATGAGATGTTTGCTGATGTTTCTGGTGGCAATTTTGGTTTGGACGACAGCTGGGATGTAGTCAACGATGTAGATGAAGTCTCGTCCCCAACTAGCCCTCTCTACACGAACCCTATGCTGCTCTAG